CAGAGCTGCAGCGCAGGCAATCGGGCTGCCGGCGTAGGTGCCGCCCAAACCGCCTGGGGCGATGGCGTCCATGTATTCAGCCTTGCCGCACACGCCCGCCACCGGGAAACCGCCGGCGATGGATTTGGCGAAGGTGGTCAGGTCGGCGGCGACGCCCATCTGCTCCATGGCGAAGAAGGTGCCGGTGCGGCCTGCGCCGGTCTGCACTTCGTCAGCGATCAGCAGAATGCCGTGCTGATCACACAGCGCGCGCAGGCGCAGCATGAAATCTTTCGGCGCGACGTAGAAACCGCCCTCGCCCTGCACTGGCTCTATGATGATCGCGGCGATGTCGCGCGGCTCAGCATCGTTCTTGAAGATACGCTCGATGCTGGCGATCGCGTCATCGCTGCTTACGCCATGCAGTTCACACGGGTACTGAGCGCGGAAGATACCGCCCGGCATCAGGCCCATACCGGCTGAGTACGGTACGACCTTGCCGGTCAGACCCAGGGTCATCATGGTGCGGCCGTGGTAACCGCCAGTGAAGGCGATCACGCCAGCACGACCGGTGGCAGCGCGGGCGATTTTGATCGAGTTTTCCACGGCTTCGGAGCCGGTGGTGACCAGCAGGGTCTTCTTGGCGAAGTCGCCTGGCACGCGTGCGTTAACTTTCTCGCACAGTTCAACGTAAGGCTCATACGCCAGCACCTGGAAGCAGGTGTGGGTCAGTTTGGTCAGCTGCTCTTGCACCGCTGCCACCACTTTCGGGTGCAGGTGGCCGGTGTTGAGCACGGCGATGCCGCCGGCGAAGTCGATAAACTCGCGGCCTTCAACGTCGGTGACGGTGGCGTTTTTCGCCGACTCGGCAAAGATCGGGTGGATCTGGCCCACGCCACGTGGAACGGCAGCGGTGCGGCGTTGCATCAAAGATTCGTTGGTCTTGCTCATGATGTCCTCATTCGCCGGTTAATCTCGGCGTGGTTCAAGGATGTGTCACCGGCGGCGGTTTGGCAGTTTTCGATGATCGACTGCCACAACACGCCCGGCCACAGCTATGTCCATATAAAGCCGAAGGCGCAGCGCTCTCGTGCGTCTTCGGCGGGGTTATTGCTACTTCGCCAGGGTTAGATGCCCAGGCAGAGGTATTTGATTTCCAGGTAATCCTCAATGCCGTACTTCGAGCCTTCGCGGCCAAGGCCCGAGGCCTTCACACCGCCGAACGGCGCGACTTCATTGGAGATCAAGCCGGTGTTAACGCCGACCATACCGTATTCCAGGGCTTCCGCCACACGGAACACACGGCCTAGGTCACGAGCGTAGAAATACGAAGCCAGGCCGAACTCGGTGTCGTTGGACATGGCGATCACTTCGGCCTCGTCCTTGAAGCGGAACAGCGGCGCCAGTGGGCCGAAGGTTTCTTCCTTGGCCACCGCAGCGCTCGATGGCACGTCGACCAGAATGGTCGGCTCGAAGAAGCTGCCACCCAGGGCGTGCGGCTTGCCACCGGCGAGCAGGCGTGCGCCTTTGCTCAGGGCGTCGGCGATGTGTTCCTGCACTTTGGCCACGGCCTTGTCGTCGATCAGTGGGCCAGTGGTGGTGCCTTCATCCAGACCGTTGCCGATCTGCAGCTTGGCCACGGCGGCGGCCAGTTTCTCGGCGAAGGCGTCATACACGCCGTCCTGAATGTACAGGCGGTTGGCGCATACACAGGTCTGGCCGTTGTTGCGGTATTTGGAGATCAACGCGCCTTCGACGGCTTTATCCAGATCGGCATCGTCGAACACGATAAACGGCGCGTTGCCGCCCAGTTCCAGCGAGACCTTCTTGATGTCTTTGGCGCATTCGGCCATCAGCTGACGGCCGATTTCGGTGGAGCCGGTGAAGCTCAGCTTGCGCACGATCGGGTTGCTGGTCAGCTCGCCACCGACTTCGCCAGCGCTGCCAGTAACCACGCTCAGCACGCCTTTCGGAATACCGGCACGCTCAGCCAGAGCAACCAGAGCCAGGGCGGAGAACGGCGTCTGCGACGCGGGCTTGATCACCATGGTGCAACCGGCGGCCAGGGCCGGGCCGGCTTTACGGGTGATCATCGCCGCCGGGAAGTTCCACGGGGTGATGGCGGCAGTGACGCCGATCGGCTGCTTGATCACGATCAGGCGCTTGTCCGGTTGGTGGCCAGGGATCACGTCGCCGTACACACGCTTGGCTTCTTCGGCGAACCACTCAATAAAGGAGGCGGCGTAGGCAATCTCGCCCTTGGCTTCGGCCAGCGGCTTGCCCTGCTCCAGAGTCATCAGGCGGCCGAGGTCGTCCTGGTTCTCGATCAGCAGTTCAAACCAGCGGCGCAGCTTATTCGAGCGTTCTTTGGCGGTCAGGGCACGCCAGGCTGGCAGCGCACGGTCGGCGGCTTCGATGGCGCGACGGGTTTCAGCAGCGCCCATTTTCGGTACGGTACCGATGATTTCGCCGGTGGCCGGGTTATTGACCTTGATGGTCTGGCCGTTGTCGGCGTCCAGCCAAGTGCCGTCGATATAAGCCTGCTGACGGAACAGCTGGGTGTCTTTCAGTTGCATGGCAGTCTCCTAAATTCCGACACCCTGGCATCGGTACGTGTCATCGAATGTGCCGTACTGCAGCGCAGCTGGGCCTAATCTGTAGGGCTCATGCTGGTGCTTGGCAGGCGCAGGGGCACCGGGCGCAATTTCAGCAAGAGCGTTTGAAATCTCAAACGAATCCTAGGGTCAAGAGGGGTAAAGGGCAATAGCCTGTTCGAAAAAATTAACGGAATATTGCCCTTATTCAAGGGATTTATACGGATAGACAGCTGGCGGTCGCTTGCCGTGCAGAATCACGAACAAGGCAGCGGCATGGACGCCCGCCAGCGACATGCGTATGATTGCGCCCGCGCTGCACCAGTAGCTCAGCTGGATAGAGTACTGCCCTCCGAAGGCAGGGGTCGTGGGTTCGAATCCCGCCTGGTGCGCCATATAAAACAAGGGCTTAGGTGAAAACCTAGGCCTTTTTTTTGCCTGAATGATTATGCGCGCTGCCGTCTTTTGAGCTCTGCCAGTGATCCGGTGTTGAAAAATCGGTTCATTGTTTGGCCACATCGATCCGTCTGCTCAATCGCTGCATGCCATTGCCTGATGTGGCGCGCGTTCTGTCGATGTGCTGAACCAGGCACCGCAGGCGTTCAGTGCTTCAAGGGCTAAGCCCGTTTGCAGATGCTTGTTGGCAGGACCGCCCTGGGCCTGCCACTCAGTGCACGTTGGCCAATGCTTTGTTGATGTCGTCCGCCAGATCGGCCGCCACTTCATCAATGTTGCGGTTCAGTGCGCGACGTTCCAGCAGGAATTTTGCCGCTGCCAGCTGAGGGTTGCGTGTAACCAGCGCGCCCGGCAGGCGTTTGGAGCGGTCCTGGGCTGTCAGTTGCTGCTGTTCTTCGGCGGCAAGGTCACTGAGCCAGACGTGCGCTTCGACATTGCTGGCACCTGCGCCGAAGCCAACAACCGTGCGTACCAGGCGCCGACCGGCTTCGCTGGACACCTGCCCTTGCACTAACCAGCCGCGGGTCGGCAATGCCGCCTGCTGACTGACGGGCTTGACCTGAATCTGGCGAGCCTGCAGCGCCCGAAGGAGGGCCTCATCCAACTGCGCCGCACGCTCACGCTGCTGGTTGTCTGCCGGGTTGTCCACCGCGAAAGCTGTCAGGTAGATCACGTTGGCTGGTTCAGTGGCGGCCGTCATCGTCGACAGCAAGAGAGCGAACACAGCGAGCAGAATTGGGCGCATAAAAACCATTGGCATAGGGTGCAAGCTGCGACGCTAGAACAAGCGGGTATAACTGTCGAGCTGCAGGCGGTGAGTAGCTCAGTGGCTCAGATGAGTGACGCAGGGCGATACCTTGGCGACTCTCAGAGTGTGTTTGGGATCACCAAGCCTTTACGCCGGTATGCCTCTATATCAATGCCAAAGGCGCCGCTGCTGTGTACTTCGTGGATGCGGTAGGGTTTGCCGCTGGGGTCGCTGGTAGTTTTGCCCAGGTCGATGATGCTTTCCTTGCAGGGTTGCTTCTGCCCATCGAGTACGCGCAGCACCCTGGGTTTGAGTTTGTTGCCAGGTGGGCAGCTGATGATGATGCCCACCTCGCCATTGGTCAGCTCGACGATTTCCCCTGGCGGGTAAATGCCGACCATGCGGATAAAGCAGCCCACAATCTCTTCGTCGAAATGACTGTTGACCGCCTCCAACAGAATGCGCAGTGACTCCAGGCTGGATTTGCCCTTGCTGTACACGCGGTCGCTGTTGATGGCGTCATAGCTGTCGGCCACCGCGATGATCTTGGCGAAATAAGGGATCTTGCTGGCATTCAGGCCGCGCGGATAACCCTGGCCATCCAGGCGCTCATGGTGCGAGTAGGCCACGTCGACGGTGGCGGCGGTGACCTGCTGGTTGCTCATCAGCAGTTTGCGCCCTTCAGCGGCGTGGCTCTGCATGATGCACAGCTCTTCCGCGGTCAGCGCGCCGGGTTTGTTGAGGATTTCGTTGGGCACCTTGATCTTGCCGACATCGTGGAGCATGCCGCATACGCCAATTTGCTCAAGCTGATAGACCGGCAAGCCCAGCTCCTTGGCCAGGGCAATCGAGAGAATGGATACGCGCAGCGAATGTTCGGCGGTGTAGGCGTCGCTGTTCTTGATGCGCGCCAGCCAGAGCATCGCCGCAGGGTTGCGCAGGATGCTTTCGACACAGTCTTTGATGACGGCTTTGACCGCCTCGACATCCAGCTCCTGGCCCAGTTTGACTGCCTGCAGAATCCGTAACGACTCTTCGCGCGCGGCGGTCCAGGTGGGGGCGGCCTGGAGCATTTCTTGGTTGAAGTCGACCTTGGCGATGACGGGTTGCAGCGCCTCAGGTTGGGCGATATTGGCCGTGACCTGATCATGCACGGTGACGGATTGTCGAGCATCAACCCAGACGTAACTGCAGACTTCCTGGAGCAGGCGAATGTCCTGTTGCTGACGAATGCGAAAGCCTTGAAAGAGAAAGGTGGTGTCCGTCCATGGCCGGTCCAGTTCGACCACGTACATGCCGATGGTCAGGTTGGCTGCGTCGACTTTGATGCGGTCCGGTTTGGCTTCGTCGGCCATGGAGGCTCTCCAGAGGGAGCAGCAGGATGATGGCCATTAGCTACCTCTGTGGCGCAGGCAGCAAATTGCATTTGCCTATTGGTGGCGTGGGTTTTCAGCATTTCGCGCGAGCGAGTGTTTAGCCCGCTTTGAAGATTAGCTACGGAACCGCCGCTGTGTAGTGCCTCGCGGGCCTGTCGGTGGATTAATTTTGCAGCCCCAGGCGCTTGGCCAGGCGGATCAGGTTGGCGCGGTCGATGCCCAGTTCGCGGGCGGCGGCGGCCCATTTGTTTTGGTGGCGGGCAAGCGCCTGGCTGATCAGCTGTTTCTTGTAGGCGTCGAGGGCCTCGCGCAGCGGCAGCCCATTGTGTGGCTCGGTTGTATGTTGAGTAGCAAGTGCTGTTGCGGCTTGGCTGGTCGGCAAATCCAGATGGGTGCTATCGATGCTGAGGATGCGTGGTCGTTCGCTGCAACTGGCCAGGGCCTTGAGCGCAGCGCGGCCGATCAGGTGTTCGAGTTCGCGCACGTTGCCCGGCCAGTTGTAGGCCAGCAGGCTGGCTTGTGCGTCGGCGGTCAGGCGTAGGCTGCGCAGACCCAGGCGGGCGCGGTTTTCTTCGAGGAAGTAGCCGGCCAGCAGCAACACATCACGGCCGCGCTCGCGCAGCGGCGGGACTTTCAGCGGGTAGACGCTGAGACGGTGATAGAGGTCGGCGCGAAAGCGCCCGGCGCGCACTTCCTCGGCCAGGTCGCGGTTGCTGGCGGCCAGCACGCGCACGTTGACCCGCTGTTCCTGATCGGCACCAACCCGTTGCAGCTGGCCGCTCTGCAGCACCCGCAGCAGCTTGGCTTGTGCGGGCAGCGGCAGTTCGCCGATTTCATCGAGGAACAGGCTGCCGCCATCGGCCAGCTCGAACTTGCCGCGCCGCTCGTTGTGCGCGCCGGTAAAGGCCCCGCGCACGTGGCCGAACAGTTCGCTTTCCACCAGATTATCCGGCAGTGCCGCGCAGTTGAGGCTGATCAGCGGTTTGGCGGCGCGCGGTGAGGCGGCGTGCAGGGCTTCGGCGACCAACTCCTTGCCGACCCCGGTTTCCCCGCTGATCAGCACGCTTAGCTCGCTGTTGCCGACCAGCGCGATCTCCGCTGCCAGGCGTTTGTGCACGGCGCTCTGGCCGATCAGTTCACGCGG
This DNA window, taken from Pseudomonas sp. SG20056, encodes the following:
- the gabT gene encoding 4-aminobutyrate--2-oxoglutarate transaminase — translated: MSKTNESLMQRRTAAVPRGVGQIHPIFAESAKNATVTDVEGREFIDFAGGIAVLNTGHLHPKVVAAVQEQLTKLTHTCFQVLAYEPYVELCEKVNARVPGDFAKKTLLVTTGSEAVENSIKIARAATGRAGVIAFTGGYHGRTMMTLGLTGKVVPYSAGMGLMPGGIFRAQYPCELHGVSSDDAIASIERIFKNDAEPRDIAAIIIEPVQGEGGFYVAPKDFMLRLRALCDQHGILLIADEVQTGAGRTGTFFAMEQMGVAADLTTFAKSIAGGFPVAGVCGKAEYMDAIAPGGLGGTYAGSPIACAAALAVMEVFEEEKLLDRCKAVGERLVTGLKAIQAKHNSIGEVRALGAMIAMELCEGGDVHKPNAALTGQIVAKAREKGLILLSCGTYGNVLRVLVPLTAEDALLDRGLAIIAECFDELA
- the gabD gene encoding NADP-dependent succinate-semialdehyde dehydrogenase, which codes for MQLKDTQLFRQQAYIDGTWLDADNGQTIKVNNPATGEIIGTVPKMGAAETRRAIEAADRALPAWRALTAKERSNKLRRWFELLIENQDDLGRLMTLEQGKPLAEAKGEIAYAASFIEWFAEEAKRVYGDVIPGHQPDKRLIVIKQPIGVTAAITPWNFPAAMITRKAGPALAAGCTMVIKPASQTPFSALALVALAERAGIPKGVLSVVTGSAGEVGGELTSNPIVRKLSFTGSTEIGRQLMAECAKDIKKVSLELGGNAPFIVFDDADLDKAVEGALISKYRNNGQTCVCANRLYIQDGVYDAFAEKLAAAVAKLQIGNGLDEGTTTGPLIDDKAVAKVQEHIADALSKGARLLAGGKPHALGGSFFEPTILVDVPSSAAVAKEETFGPLAPLFRFKDEAEVIAMSNDTEFGLASYFYARDLGRVFRVAEALEYGMVGVNTGLISNEVAPFGGVKASGLGREGSKYGIEDYLEIKYLCLGI
- a CDS encoding DUF4410 domain-containing protein, which gives rise to MRPILLAVFALLLSTMTAATEPANVIYLTAFAVDNPADNQQRERAAQLDEALLRALQARQIQVKPVSQQAALPTRGWLVQGQVSSEAGRRLVRTVVGFGAGASNVEAHVWLSDLAAEEQQQLTAQDRSKRLPGALVTRNPQLAAAKFLLERRALNRNIDEVAADLADDINKALANVH
- a CDS encoding HD-GYP domain-containing protein, whose translation is MADEAKPDRIKVDAANLTIGMYVVELDRPWTDTTFLFQGFRIRQQQDIRLLQEVCSYVWVDARQSVTVHDQVTANIAQPEALQPVIAKVDFNQEMLQAAPTWTAAREESLRILQAVKLGQELDVEAVKAVIKDCVESILRNPAAMLWLARIKNSDAYTAEHSLRVSILSIALAKELGLPVYQLEQIGVCGMLHDVGKIKVPNEILNKPGALTAEELCIMQSHAAEGRKLLMSNQQVTAATVDVAYSHHERLDGQGYPRGLNASKIPYFAKIIAVADSYDAINSDRVYSKGKSSLESLRILLEAVNSHFDEEIVGCFIRMVGIYPPGEIVELTNGEVGIIISCPPGNKLKPRVLRVLDGQKQPCKESIIDLGKTTSDPSGKPYRIHEVHSSGAFGIDIEAYRRKGLVIPNTL
- the norR gene encoding nitric oxide reductase transcriptional regulator NorR, whose translation is MTANPLLTALIPLVADLSRELPEAERYRRLLQALRQLLPCDAVALLKLDGDVLIPLAVEGLSADTLGRRFKLDEQPRLQALLAQRGPTRFATDCEMPDPYDGLVDGHRGHLPVHDCLGCPLYVQDQPWGLLTLDSLDPASFGRVDLDNLQAFASLAAATVMASERINALLQRAEDQHQLAEAYKQAAGQQRPRELIGQSAVHKRLAAEIALVGNSELSVLISGETGVGKELVAEALHAASPRAAKPLISLNCAALPDNLVESELFGHVRGAFTGAHNERRGKFELADGGSLFLDEIGELPLPAQAKLLRVLQSGQLQRVGADQEQRVNVRVLAASNRDLAEEVRAGRFRADLYHRLSVYPLKVPPLRERGRDVLLLAGYFLEENRARLGLRSLRLTADAQASLLAYNWPGNVRELEHLIGRAALKALASCSERPRILSIDSTHLDLPTSQAATALATQHTTEPHNGLPLREALDAYKKQLISQALARHQNKWAAAARELGIDRANLIRLAKRLGLQN